One window from the genome of bacterium HR11 encodes:
- the iscS gene encoding Cysteine desulfurase IscS: MARRIYLDYNATTPVAPEVLEAMLPFLRDRFGNASSVHWEGQVAKQAVDDAREAVAALLGVEPREIVFTSGGTEADNLAVQGVARQYARRGRHILVSAIEHPAVLEAAKALRYEGFDVELIPVTADGIVDLDRFREMLRPDTVLVSVMAANNETGVVQPVEAIGALCREREIFFHVDAVQAVGKLPVEPRRWGCDLLSLSAHKIYGPKGVGALYVRQGVDLTPIIYGGFQERGRRSGTENVPGIVGLGAACRYIAERWVAEAERLAGLRDRFEAELRQAFPDVWIHGQKALRVPNTSMFSFPGADGEALMMRLDLEGFAVSTGSACSSGRLEPSHVLQAMGVPPEVVRGSLRVSLGRDTTWDDLAALLTAFREIQANRRP; this comes from the coding sequence ATGGCCCGACGCATTTACCTGGATTACAACGCCACGACGCCCGTCGCCCCCGAAGTCCTGGAGGCGATGCTCCCCTTCCTGCGGGACCGCTTCGGCAATGCCTCGAGCGTCCACTGGGAAGGACAGGTCGCCAAGCAGGCCGTCGACGACGCCCGGGAGGCCGTGGCGGCCCTGCTGGGCGTCGAGCCCCGGGAGATCGTCTTCACGTCCGGCGGGACGGAGGCCGACAACCTGGCCGTCCAGGGGGTCGCCCGCCAGTATGCCCGCCGGGGCCGCCACATTCTCGTTTCGGCCATCGAGCATCCGGCCGTCCTCGAAGCGGCCAAGGCCCTTCGATATGAGGGCTTCGACGTCGAGCTGATCCCCGTGACGGCCGACGGCATCGTCGACCTCGACCGCTTTCGAGAAATGCTCCGACCCGACACGGTCCTCGTCTCCGTCATGGCGGCCAACAACGAGACGGGCGTCGTCCAGCCCGTCGAGGCCATCGGGGCCCTCTGTCGGGAGCGGGAGATTTTCTTCCACGTGGACGCCGTCCAGGCCGTCGGGAAGCTCCCGGTGGAGCCCCGCCGCTGGGGATGCGACCTCCTGAGTCTGTCGGCCCACAAGATTTACGGCCCGAAGGGCGTCGGGGCCCTATACGTCCGGCAGGGCGTGGACCTGACGCCCATCATTTATGGGGGATTCCAGGAGCGGGGTCGCCGGTCGGGGACCGAGAACGTACCGGGCATCGTCGGCCTCGGCGCGGCCTGTCGGTACATCGCCGAACGGTGGGTCGCCGAGGCCGAGCGGCTGGCGGGGCTCCGGGACCGCTTCGAGGCCGAGCTCCGTCAGGCGTTCCCCGACGTGTGGATCCACGGCCAAAAGGCGCTACGGGTCCCGAACACGAGCATGTTCAGTTTCCCGGGGGCCGACGGGGAGGCCCTGATGATGCGGCTCGACCTGGAGGGCTTTGCCGTCTCGACGGGGAGCGCCTGCTCGAGCGGTCGCCTCGAGCCGAGCCACGTCCTCCAGGCGATGGGCGTGCCGCCGGAGGTCGTGCGGGGCTCCCTCCGGGTCAGCCTCGGACGGGACACGACGTGGGACGACCTGGCGGCCCTGCTGACGGCGTTCCGGGAGATCCAGGCGAATAGAAGACCATAG
- the acpP gene encoding Acyl carrier protein, translated as MQDHREIEQKVVQIIAEQLDKDPTQIRMESRFIEDLGADSLDVMQIVMNLEEAFGIQISEEDTEKIRTVGDAVQFIAQYMSRSAST; from the coding sequence ATGCAAGACCACCGGGAAATCGAGCAAAAAGTCGTTCAAATCATCGCTGAGCAGTTGGACAAGGACCCCACTCAGATTCGGATGGAGTCTCGGTTTATCGAGGACCTGGGCGCGGACTCGCTGGACGTCATGCAGATCGTGATGAACCTGGAAGAGGCCTTTGGGATTCAGATCTCCGAGGAGGACACGGAAAAAATCCGGACCGTGGGGGACGCAGTCCAGTTTATCGCTCAGTACATGTCCCGGTCGGCCTCGACGTGA
- the fabF_1 gene encoding 3-oxoacyl-[acyl-carrier-protein] synthase 2: MTRRVVVTGIGMVTPLHPTTEGSWEALVAGQSGVGYVTRYELGEDFPVRIAAEVKGFDPLPYIDKKDLRKMDLFIQYAVAATEQALEMARYRVRPEEADRVAVIIGSGIGGFPMIEEMHKTLLEKGPRRIWPAFIPAVIVNMAAGVVSIRTGAKGPNVAPCTACSTGAHAIGDAFKLIQRGAADVAIAGGAEAAITPLAIAGFAAMHALSTRNDAPEKASRPFDAQRDGFVMGEGAGILILESLEHALDRGADILCEIVGYGLNSDAYHITAPCADGDGAIRVMRMALQDARMAPEEVDYINAHGTSTPLNDKIETLAIKAVFGDHARKLAISSTKSMMGHLLGAAGGVEAAVCVLAIRHGVIPPTINYEYPDPECDLDYVPNQARRQDVRVAMTNSFGFGGTNACLIFKRYED; encoded by the coding sequence ATGACCCGTCGAGTCGTCGTCACCGGTATCGGGATGGTCACGCCGCTCCATCCGACGACGGAGGGGAGCTGGGAGGCTTTGGTCGCCGGTCAAAGCGGTGTTGGCTACGTAACGCGATACGAACTGGGGGAGGACTTTCCGGTCCGTATCGCCGCCGAGGTCAAGGGCTTCGACCCCCTGCCGTACATCGACAAGAAAGACTTACGGAAGATGGACCTCTTCATCCAGTACGCCGTGGCGGCGACCGAGCAGGCCCTCGAGATGGCCCGCTATCGGGTCCGACCCGAGGAGGCGGACCGGGTCGCCGTCATCATCGGCTCCGGCATCGGCGGGTTTCCCATGATCGAGGAGATGCACAAGACCCTCTTGGAGAAGGGGCCCCGCCGGATCTGGCCGGCCTTCATCCCGGCCGTCATCGTGAATATGGCCGCCGGCGTCGTCTCGATCCGGACCGGCGCCAAGGGCCCCAACGTGGCCCCGTGCACGGCCTGTTCGACGGGTGCCCACGCCATCGGGGACGCCTTTAAGCTGATCCAGCGGGGGGCCGCCGACGTGGCCATCGCCGGCGGGGCCGAGGCGGCCATCACGCCCTTGGCCATCGCCGGCTTTGCCGCCATGCACGCCCTATCGACCCGGAACGACGCCCCGGAGAAGGCCAGCCGCCCCTTCGATGCTCAGCGGGACGGCTTTGTGATGGGAGAGGGCGCCGGGATCCTGATCCTGGAGTCCCTGGAGCATGCCCTGGACCGGGGGGCCGACATCTTATGCGAGATCGTCGGTTATGGTCTGAACAGCGACGCCTACCACATCACGGCCCCCTGCGCCGACGGGGACGGGGCCATCCGGGTCATGCGGATGGCCCTCCAGGACGCCCGGATGGCCCCCGAAGAGGTCGACTACATCAACGCCCACGGGACGTCCACGCCCTTGAACGACAAGATCGAGACCTTGGCCATTAAGGCCGTCTTTGGGGACCACGCCCGGAAGCTGGCCATCAGCTCGACGAAGTCGATGATGGGTCACCTCTTGGGCGCCGCCGGCGGCGTCGAGGCGGCCGTCTGCGTGCTGGCCATCCGCCACGGCGTCATCCCACCGACGATCAACTACGAATATCCGGACCCCGAGTGCGACCTGGACTACGTCCCCAATCAGGCCCGCCGTCAAGACGTTCGGGTCGCCATGACGAACTCCTTCGGGTTTGGGGGCACCAACGCCTGCCTGATCTTTAAGCGGTATGAAGACTAA